The genomic stretch AATCCTTCTACTTCTACCAGGCATTTTCTGCTCTTCTTAACTTCTTAAACAAAATTATCATATCCTAATTTCTAattaaaaaattctaaattaaaatattgataatattctaacattttaacatatttataaaaaaatcataccCAAATCAGTTCATTCATATAAACTACTTCTTACAATCAATTAcaaataaattaattcatatGTGTACCTTAATAATGGGTTGGAtggagaaaatgaaaagaaaccCAGCAACTATTATAGTTTGAACccaacaacaaaaagaaatttaAACCCATCAACTTTACTTTAAGTCTTGATGTGTTGATTTGtagaaaaaatgagatttttagGGGTTTTTTTTGTGGGTTGCGGTGGCttgttggggggggggggggagagagagagagagagagagagagagagagagagagagagagagagagagagagagagagagagagagagagagagagagagagagagagagagagagagagagagagagagagagagagagagagagagagagagagagagagagagagagagagagagagagagagagagagagagatttgtgATGGTTGTTGTGTGCACTGAATGTgggaaataaaaatgaaaaggtTATATTAAAGAAATTTTGCGAGGTGAGAAATACCCAACAAATATTATTGTCGTTGACACTTGCGACTTGCTTTTCACCTCACAACCTCTGTGTCTGACACATGTACCTATTACTCTATGCCAACATTAATTGTCAGGTTtatttttctccaaaattttcaaaaaaaaaaaaattgcgaAGTTGTACTCACCTCGCAACGTACGTTGAGACTTGTGGGGTGGTTTGTACTTCGCAACTTTTGTGTCAGTAAAATCAACAAACTGTCACCTGCCACTCTgacttaaatataatatttaattttccaataactttttttaaaacattgttgCAGGGTGTTTAACActctgcaacttttttttttctaaaatttcaaagatggaaaaacatttatatatttaaaaaaaaaaaactagattgTGAAATGGTTTGCATCCCGCAACTGCAATAATTTGCGAGGTGTTTGTCATCTGACAAACTCACCCAGCTAATCAACAGTTCtcttgtaacgcccggaaaaataattatttgcttaatttagacatttatgatgttttctgaaatttttgcgttttggggcgatttagtcggtattagttcgggatagcggatcgatatttaatcgataattttaatattttagtattagaaatattaatgagttaatatttagcattttgggaattttctgagtaattaagtttacaccggaaatatgagacactgagtaataagtcggtatattaaaataatcggattttattttaatggagttttagtagaagtattatttttatattaagtgtggaaataatattgggcttaattaatgacatctctaagtattaagggggtatattttgttaggcccatttgtgtattaataattaacatagtatatttttttaaaaaaaatagaagtaGAAGAGAGGTAGAGAGAGGTAGTAGTTTCAGTAGAAGAAAACAAGAAGGAGGAAACCGAGAGAGTTAAAGAAAAGAGGGGTTAGGGTTTGAAgaggagacccaaagtgttgctctaaagtgcattttttctccaattttcaattgaatcttcttagagctgcactcaatccaaggtaaggggtagattcttactacctaaatgggtatatgatgaattttatgtgggtttagggtatagATTGGTTAATAAgttgtgttaatttttttttgtcacTGTTGAATCTGCTGCTACTGTTCGTGTTTTTGGTTTATGTTGTTTTGGAAAGAACCATTATTTGTGCCGCCTGAGTATATGTTGCTACCTCACATGCTGATTTTCTTTGCTATATTGTTAATGCCGCTACTGTTCCTGTTATACTATTATTTAGTATTTATCAAGTGGCTTTCACACATACTATCCTTCTAACACCATGTGCCATTACTATTCACGTTTTGGCTTTGTGAGTTTCTCTAATTGAAAGTGACCTtggaaaagaaatgaaaaggatgAAGTAATTAATTTAGTgcttagtgttttttttttaaaaatcacatGAGCCATATTCTGTTACAATCCTTCATATTTactcaacaaaagaaaaatcattagtTTCATAGCCACTACCTAGAAAAAGTGATAATTGtgataaataaattttgtatttttgaatgtgtTGTTCTTGAATAAATATGGCCTATCTATTCCCAAATAATTAAGTGATAAAGTAATAAAAGGGGTATGGCTAGAAACTTAGAACAACAAAAGTGGCATGATGCATGTAGTAGTGGTATAATACTCCCTGTTTTACTGTACCACTAAATATGTTGATATTTAGAAACAATTAACAATTAGTAGAAATAGTAATTGGTTAATGTAAATTGCCTTGATAATTAATATGATATCTAATTAGTTAGATGTTAATTTGAAagtaatataatatgattattaattggttgatttaattaatagttgaattaatttcaataagtctatttaattagaaaatacttagacttaataaattattcggtttatcggtaaattacggcacttcgagaatttgaccgtaattgtgttttagttgaataattaaattgagaataatatattgttatgctaacgatgttgttttgataattaacatgatatctaatttagttaaaCGTTAATTGGAAGTTGTTTTGCCTTACTTGGTTTATTGATATATTGCGAAATAACCGAAAATTGTGATTTTGTTTTGGATGCTTTTGTTGCGATTAATGTTAtgattgccaatatgattattTTGTGCATTCTAATCTGAGTAGTCTCATAGTGTGAATTATAGCAAATTTTGATATTCTGTATATAACGCTATGAATTgataagttgtgttgtgagcctttggctaaaatggaacggtgtgatgttgatatgtgaccgtggtTGTGTTGTTGTTATATCGTTGTTTCGTTGTCGAATCATGGTCGTTGTATGttccgcatagcatagcataacataaagttgaacggtgtgatgttgatatgtgaccgtgttgaaggctttgccttatgcctcggaattactggcaatgttctaagttgggagttttactccaaaggtaccacatgcatatgcatagttgagtcgcattcgagtctttgttagttgttgttggttgaagttgttgtctatgcattgtgatgcttatgtgttgatttgttgaagaCGCCAAAGTGTTGATATCAAGACTATTCTTTaatgatgttctttgtgttgtttatgttgatgttgtgtgaaacggtgattcatttatattccttacctaatatatgatttatcataatcctatttatatagtttgatatctcaccctttctctttgaatgttgcctccacgtgggtaacgtgcaggtaatccagatgagtagctgtttccgcttatagtcgagttttgggtgtcattgctctgatacgtagcactcggggggaaatgaacacttgcttgatgttgttatttgcttcttgaaccttatgatgtatttgaggatttgtttgtattgtttctttttatgattcaaaagatgttatgccttaattgttgaatcattatgaatctgttgcatgttgaacctaagtTTGGGTTATGCTTTGAATACTATGTTATTCAAAAGTTGAGGTATATGTTATGAGTTTGTTCACTCCAATCCTGATAGtgttatgtattagtttaaaaagcatgacaggtttatgtttatgttgaatgtgtgacatcctgattctgttgagaatttttatactATGATTTTTCCGCATAAATgtttggggtagatttggggtgttacattagtggtatcagagcaggtcggtcttgtccggccaagtgtcgagtcgtagtgtagtctaacaatcGTGTATTGTTGTCTGTgctgattgtttttgtgttgtagtgacgctatggctgggaggaatgatgctgcgatagctgctgctttggaagcgatgGCTCAGGCTATGCATAACCAACCGGATGCTGACGAGAATGCTGGATCTCGTAGTTTGGCGACTTTCCAAAGGGAGAATCCGCCAGTGTTTAAGGGTacgcatgaccctgatggtgctcttgattggttgAAAGAGCTCGAGCGAATCTTCCGTgttatggattgcactcctgcTCAGAAGGTCAGATATGGCACTCATATGCTGGCtaaggaagctgatgattggtggttgGAGACACTGGCTAGGTTGGAGTTTTCCGGTGAGGAAGTCCCTTGGAATGTGTTCcgtagggaatttctgaggaagtactatcctgaagatgttcggggtaagAAAGAGATAGAATTCCTAGAGTTGACGCAAGGGAACAAGTCTGTGactgagtatgctgccaagttcacTGAGTTGATTAAGTTCTATCCTCACTTTGATGGCGAAGGTgctgaattttctaagtgcatcaaGTTTCAGAATGGGTTACGCTCGGATATCAAGAAGGCTGTTGGGTACCAAAAGATCCGTTTGTTTCCTGATTTGGTTGACAGTTGTAGGATCTTTGAGGAAGATAGTAATGCTCATCACAAGATGGTTAGTGATAGAAGGGGCAAGAATCAACAAAGCCGTGGGAAACCGTATAATGCTGGTAAAGGGAAACAAAGAGTTACTCATGGTCAGAggtctagtgggggagatgctcctgctaggaTTGTATGTTTCAAATGTGGTCAACCTGGTCATAAGAGCAATGCTTGTACTGCTGATGCGAGGAAGTGTTTCAGATGTGGTAAGATGGGACATGCAATGTCTGATTGGAAGCATAAGGACATGATATGTTTCACGTGTGGCGAAGAGGGACACATTGGTAGCCAGTGTCCAAAGAAGAAGGCACAATCCGGTGGAAAGGTGTTTGCTTTAGTCGGGACTCCTACAACTAGTGGAGACCGACTcatcagaggtacatgtttcattaatagtactcctttaatcactattattgatactggtgctactcattgttttattgcttctgattgtgttgaaagattgggtctCATGTTGTCTTCCATGAAtggagagatggttgtcgatcttccagctaagggatcggtgactacttctctgaTGTGTTCAAAGTGTCCTTTGTCGATCTTTGACAAAGACTTTGTTGTTGACTTGATTTGTTTGCCGTTGAGTGGATTAGATGTgatcttgggtatgaattggttagagtataactatgttcatatcaactgttttaacaAGTccttgaggttttcttctcccGAGGAAGAAGGAGTTGGTTTGTTGACTGGTAAGCAGTTGAGGCAATTGATGCAAGACGAAGCACAAATGTTCTCGTTGAtggcgtcattgtcttttgagaaTCAAGTTAGAATCGACGAGTTAAAGGTGGTGCGAGAATTTCCTGATGTGtttcctgatgaaattcctgatgtacctccagaaagagaagttgagtttgcgattgatcttgtacctggtaccagacctgtttctatggcaccgtacaggatgtctgcatctgagttatctgaattgaagaagcaattagaagagttgcttgagaaaaagtttgtaagaccaagtgtatcgccgtggggagcgcccgtgttgttagtaaagaaaaaagatgggagtatgagactttgtgttgattatcggcagttgaataaagtgacgataaagaacaagtatccgcttccaagaattgatgacttgatggatcaattggtgggtgctagtgtgttttctaaaattgatttgaggtccggatatcaccagattagagtaaaagaagatgatattcagaagaccgcgttcaggactcggtatggacactacgagtattcggtgatgcccttcggtgttactaatgcaccgggagtattcatggagtacatgaaccatatttttcatacttacttggatcggtttgtagtggtattcattgatgacattctgatttactctaaatctgaagaagagcatgaagagcatctgagaattgtgttgcaagttctgaaagagaagcagttgtatgccaagttgtctaagtgtgaattctggttgcatgaagttagtttccttggtCGTGTCATTTCTGGTCATGGCATTGCCGTAgatccttctaaagttgatgctgtgttacaatgggaagctccgaaatcagcTACTGAGATTAGAAGCTTCTTGGGCTTAGCCGGTTACTATAGACAGTTTATCGAAGGATTCTCTAAATTGGCACTTCCGTTGACAAGATTGACTTGCAAGGGAAAAGATTTTGTGTGGGATATTCGATGCGAAGAAAGTTTcaatgagttgaagaagaggttgacgtcgGCTCCAGTTTTGACTTTGCCTAATACAGGAGAGCCTTTTG from Vicia villosa cultivar HV-30 ecotype Madison, WI linkage group LG4, Vvil1.0, whole genome shotgun sequence encodes the following:
- the LOC131598019 gene encoding uncharacterized protein LOC131598019, translated to MAQAMHNQPDADENAGSRSLATFQRENPPVFKGTHDPDGALDWLKELERIFRVMDCTPAQKVRYGTHMLAKEADDWWLETLARLEFSGEEVPWNVFRREFLRKYYPEDVRGKKEIEFLELTQGNKSVTEYAAKFTELIKFYPHFDGEGAEFSKCIKFQNGLRSDIKKAVGYQKIRLFPDLVDSCRIFEEDSNAHHKMVSDRRGKNQQSRGKPYNAGKGKQRVTHGQRSSGGDAPARIVCFKCGQPGHKSNACTADARKCFRCGKMGHAMSDWKHKDMICFTCGEEGHIGSQCPKKKAQSGGKRYMFH